A segment of the Streptomyces sp. NBC_00376 genome:
TCTGGACGGCTGGGTCCGCTGGACGGTCACCCCGCACGGCGGTGGCAGCCGGGCCGTCTACGAGCAGGAGGTCGAGGTGCACCGGCGGCTGATGCGGCTGCTGGCGGTGCCCGGACGCCCGGTGTTCCGGGCCAATCACGCCCTGATGATGCGTGCCGGGCGGCGGGGTCTCACGGCCAGGCTGGAAGCAGTTTGAACCGGACCCCGAGAGCCCTGTATGGTTCAACCCGTTCCCGGGCGATTAGCTCAGTGGGAGAGCGCTTCGTTCACACCGAAGAGGTCACTGGTTCGAACCCAGTATCGCCCACCCGGAAGAAGCCGGTCCGTCAGCAGAATCGACGGACCGGCTTCTGCGTGTGCGGAAGCGGGGGCCGGGCATCCTCTCATGCCGCGGCAGGAAGCTCCGGGCGCAGCGGCCAGGCCGGATCCACCGCCTCCGTCGTGCCGTTCTTCGCGAACCACGCCTGCAGTCCACGCGCCTGCGCCGCATGCCACACGGCCTGCAGGGTGTGCAGCTCCGGCGGGGTCAGCCGCTCCAGCCGGGACGAGAACCGCCGCCCCACCGCACGCACCAGCTCCAGCGAGGCCGCCGCGTCGGCCGCCGCGTCATGGGCGCCGTCGAGCACCACTCCGTACAGCTCGCACAGATCGGTGAGGGTCCGCCGGCCCTTGCGGTAGCGGTCCAGATGCTTGTCGAGCACGCGCGGATCCAGCACGCACAGCGGGGAGTTCTGCAGATACGCCCCGAGCGACGAGGCACGGTGGCGCTTCAGCTCGCGGTCCAGCAGCGTCAGGTCGAACGGCGCGTTCATCACGACCAGCGGGCGTCCGGCCGCGCACTGCTCGGCCAGCGTGCGGGCTATCTCCTCCATCACCGGCGCCGGCCAGCGGCCGTTGCGCTGAAGGTGATCGTCGGTCAGACCATGGATCTCGGTCGCCCCCACGGGCACCGGTATCCCCGGATTCACCAGCCAGCGGGTGACGCGCATCCGCCCGCCCGCCGCGTCCTGGACGACCAGGGCGGCCGAGACGATCCGGTCCCCCTCGACGTCGACTCCTGTTGTCTCGGTGTCAAAAGCGGCCAGCGGCCCCTCGTACCAGTGAGTCATCCCCGAACTCCTCGTGCCCGAACGGCAGATGTGTGATTCCTCTGCCCGGTCCGGTGATACCCGCACCCTTTGCCTCGTACGCCGTTTGCGGTCCGCCCCGTGCGGTGACAACACAGCTGAGGGGAACGGAAGTTGTCCGCCGCCCCCGACCGGAGAACCGATCGGCACAGCCCGGAAGGCACACGCAGCCATGGCGCTCGCGAAGCCCGAACCGAGCGGGCTGCTGTCACAGCGGACCGAACCGCTGCGCGGCACACTCGCAACCACCGCCTGCATGGAGACGCTCCAGGTGGGCTATCTGCACGCGGTCGCGGCCGCGGCGGGGTGCTCCCTGTCGCAGCCCTTCCCCGACAACGGCATCGACTGGCACGTCAGCCACGGTGCGCCGGGCCATGCCGTGGACGACGAAGTGACCATAAAGGTCCAGCTCAAATGCACCTACCAGATCCCGCCGAACCCGCCGGGACCGACCTTCGCCTTCACGCTCGACAACGCCCACCTCGTCAAGCTCGCGCGGACACCGGTGTCGGTGCACAAGATCCTCGTGGTGATGATCGTGCCGCGCAGCCAGGACGACTGGCTGCGAGCCGGGCACGACCGGCTCGACCTGCGGCACTGCTGCTACTGGACCAACCTGGCCGGCCACGCGGTGACGGGCCGGCACCGGACCACCGTGCGGATCCCCACCTCGCGCATCTTCGACGACCGGGCGCTCTGCGAGATCATGACCCGCGTAGGGGCGGGAGGGAGACCTTGATGCACCGGCCGATGGACGGATACGACGGCTGCACGGACGGAACGATCCCGTCAGCCACCCGCCCGCACCCCGCCGAGTCCGCGGGGCCGTGGCCCGATGCTCCCGGGCTCCCGGGAGGCGTCCCGGACCCGGCCCGGGTCGACCCCGCGGTCCTCGGCGCCCTGCTCGGGCGGCACGGCTGGCGGCGCCGGGGCGGGGCGGCCGGGCGCTACAGCCGGTGGACCCCGCCGGGCCCGCCGGCCCCGCCCGGCGGCGGGACGAGCCTCCTGGTCCCCGACACCACCGCCTTCCCCGACAGCGAGGACCTCCTCGTCGAGGCGCTGACCGCGCTCGCCCGCAGCGCCGCACCCTCCGCCCGCGAGGTACTGGTCTCGCTCGCCGTGCCCAGCGACGAGATCCGCTGGTGGCGCGAGGTCCCCGAGACGGTCGCGGGCGCGGCGGGCTGGGCCGGGGCCGAGCGGCTGCACACGGCCGCCCGGCAGATACTGCTCGCCGGAGCCCTCGCCGTACGCGCGAACACCGGCTACCACGGCGCACGCCACCGCCGCAGGGCCAGGGCCGCGCTCGACGGCATCCTCGTCGGGCCCGCGCCCGGCGGTCGGGAGCTCGCCGCGTTCGTGCCGGTCGAACCGGGCCGTGCCGTCGCCGTACGGCTCCACCAGGCGCTGCACGCCACCCGGGAGGCCGTGGACTACCAGCGGGCCACCGGCGGCTACGAAGCCTTCGACACCGCCGTCGAGGCGGGCGTCAGCCGGGAGCTGACCGAGGCCGTCGTCGCACTCGTCCAAGGCTCGGAAGGGGCCGGGATCGCCCTGGAGTGGGCGCCCGCCGCCGGTACCCCCGAGGGCTGCCCGGCCCGGCCCGAGCCGGTGGAATTCTCCCCCGGCGATCTGCCGGCCCTGCGCCGGGCGGGCGCCCGCTACCTCCACGACGAGCCCGCCGTGACGGTACGGATCACCGGCGCCGTCGTCCGGATGCGCCGCTCGGCACCGCGCGGCCCCGGGATCGTGCGGCTGCGGGTGCTGGCGGGCGCCGAGGTGCCGCACGTACGGCTGGAGCTGGACGAGGAGGCGTACCGGATCGCCGGCCACGCCCATCTGGTGGGGCTGCCGATCCGGGTGGAGGGCAGGCTGGAGAGCCGCGGCGGCTTCCGGCGGCTGACGAGGACCTCGCACGTGGTGCCCGTGCAGGTCGACGAGGCGGAGCGGGACCGGCTGATGAAGTCGCTCCAGGAGAACGTCGACCTTTTCGAGGAGGCGTGCACCGGCGAATAGGGCGCTGGGGGAGGGCCTTGCGGGGGAGCGGTGGGGCCGGCTGCCCGAACCGTTTCGCAGAGGGGGCCCGCTCCTCGGTACGATTCGTATCGCACGCGCACTACACATGCGTGCGTTCCCCCTGAGTCAGGAGAGACCGGTGTCAGACGTCCGTGTGATCATCCAACGCGATTCCGAGCGGGAAGAGCGCGTGGTGACGACGGGCACTACGGCAGCCGAGCTCTTCCCCGGCGAGCGCACCGTCGTCGCCGCCCGGGTCGCCGGTGAGCTGAAGGACCTCGCGTACGCCGTCGCCGACGGCGAGGTCGTCGAGCCCGTCGAGATCTCCTCCGAGGATGGCCTGAACATCCTGCGGCACTCCACCGCGCACGTCATGGCGCAGGCCGTGCAGCAGCTCTTCCCCGAGGCCAAGCTCGGCATCGGTCCGCCGGTCAAGGACGGCTTCTACTACGACTTCGACGTCGAGAAGCCCTTCACCCCGGAAGACCTCAAGGCCATCGAGAAGAAGATGCAGGAGATCCAGAAGCGGGGCCAGAAGTTCTCCCGCCGGGTCGTGACGGACGAGGCCGCCCGCGAGGAGCTGGCCGACGAGCCGTACAAGCTCGAGCTCATCGGAATCAAGGGCTCCGCATCCTCGGACGACGGCGCGGACGTCGAGGTGGGCGGCGGCGAGCTGACCATCTACGACAACCTCGACCCGAAGACCGGCGACCTGTGCTGGAAGGACCTCTGCCGGGGCCCGCACCTGCCGACCACCCGGTTCATCCCGGCGTTCAAGCTGATGCGCAACGCCGCGGCGTACTGGCGGGGCAGCGAGAAGAACCCGATGCTCCAGCGCATCTACGGCACCGCGTGGCCCACCAAGGACGAGCTCAAGGCCCACCTGGAGTTCCTGGAGGAGGCCGCCAAGCGCGACCACCGCAAGCTCGGCAACGAGCTGGACCTCTTCTCCTTCCCGGACGAGATCGGCCCCGGTCTCGCGGTCTTCCACCCCAAGGGCGGCATCATCCGCCGCGCCATGGAGGACTACTCGCGCCGCCGGCACGAGGAGGAGGGCTACGAGTTCGTCTACTCCCCGCACGCCACCAAGGGCAAGCTCTTCGAGAAGTCCGGCCACCTGGACTGGTACGCCGACGGCATGTACCCGCCCATGCAGCTCGACGACGGGGTGGACTACTACCTCAAGCCGATGAACTGCCCGATGCACAACCTGATCTTCGACGCGCGCGGGCGCTCATACCGTGAACTGCCGCTGCGCCTCTTCGAGTTCGGCACGGTGTACCGGTACGAGAAGTCCGGTGTGGTGCACGGTCTGACCCGCTCGCGCGGCTTCACGCAGGACGACGCGCACATCTACTGCACCAAGGAGCAGATGGCCGAGGAGCTCGACCGGACGCTCACCTTCGTCCTGAACCTGCTCCGCGACTACGGTCTGACCGACTTCTACCTGGAGCTCTCCACCAAGGACCCGGAGAAGTTCGTCGGCTCCGACGAGATCTGGGAAGAGGCCACCGAGACGCTGCGCCAGGTCGCCGAGAAGCAGGGCCTGCCGCTGGTCCCGGACCCGGGCGGCGCCGCGTTCTACGGCCCGAAGATCTCGGTGCAGTGCAAGGACGCCATCGGCCGTACCTGGCAGATGTCGACCGTGCAGCTCGACTTCAACCTCCCGGAGCGCTTCGACCTGGAGTACACCGGCCCGGACGGCACCAAGCAGCGCCCGGTCATGATCCACCGCGCCCTGTTCGGTTCCATCGAGCGCTTCTTCGCGGTGCTCCTCGAGCACTACGCGGGTGCGTTCCCGGTGTGGCTGGCCCCGGTCCAGGCGGTCGGCATCCCGATCGGCGACGCGCACATCCCGTACCTCCAGGAGTTCGCGGCCAAGGCCCGGAAGAAGGGGCTGCGGGTCGACGTGGACGCTTCCTCCGACCGGATGCAGAAGAAGATCCGCAACCAGCAGAAGGCCAAGGTGCCCTTCATGATCATCGCGGGCGACGAGGACATGGCCAACGGCGCCGTCTCCTTCCGCTACCGCGACGGATCGCAGGAGAACGGCATCCCGGTCGAGGACGCCATCGCCAAGATCCAGAAGGCCGTCGAGGACCGCGTCCAGGTCTGACGGACACAGTGCAGGTGTCAGGCCCCCGGAGAGCTACCCGCCCTCCGGGGGCCTCTTCTCGTCCTCCCGCCTGAAGACCTGGAGCAGCCACGACGAGAACGACCCCGTCACCGCTCCCAGCAGCGCCAGCCCGCACATCATCAGGCCCGCGGCGACGACCCGGCCGCCCGGCGTGACGGGCACCGCGTCCCCGTACCCCACCGTCGTGAGCGTCTCGCACGCCCACCACACCGCGTCGCCGAAGGTATGGATCGTGGAATCCGGGACCTTGTGCTCCTGGTGGTAGACCGCGAGCGACGCGGAGAAACCGAGCAGCAGGGAGGACGCGCCGGCGTAGCTGATCACCCGGGCGTACAGGCTCAGCCGCGGTTGAGCCCGGCGCTGCTGGACCGCGGTGTAGACCCGGATCAGGCGCAGCGGCCGCAGCAGCGGAAGCAGCAGCACCAGCGTGTCCAGCCAGTGGACCCGGAAGAAGTGGTGGCGAAGGCCGCTGAGCCGGAACCGTACGACGTAGTCCGCCACGAAGACCAGCCAGGTGGCGCCGACCAGGACCAGGGCGAGGTCCCGCCAGGGCTCGGCGTCCTCGGGGGCGAGGACGCGGACCGCGTAGCCGAGCAGGAAGAGCAGGGAGACGCCGAGCAGCGGCACCTCGGTGCGCTGCTCCCAGTGCCGTAGGCGTTCAGGGGTGGAGTCGGCGGACCGGTCGCTCATCGCCTCAGCATCTCCGTACGCCGACGGGTGTGGCCCCGGCGACACGCACCCCGGGAGTGAAGCAATATGCTGATCGCCATGACGAGTGAGCCGGAGCAGCAGATCGGAGTGGGAACGCCCGACGCGTTCCAGCGCCTGTGGACGCCCCACCGGATGGCGTACATCCAGGGCGAGAACAAGCCGACCGGCCCGGAGGCCGGCGACGGCTGTCCGTTCTGCGGGATCCCGTCGAGTTCGGACGAGGACGGGCTCGTCGTCGCCCGCGGCAAGCACGTGTACGCCGTGCTGAACCTGTATCCGTACAACGGCGGCCATCTGATGGTGGTGCCGTACCGGCATGTCGCGGACTACACGGAGCTGGACGGTCCGGAGACCATGGAGCTGGCCGATTTTACCAAGCGGGCGATGGTGGCCCTGCGGACGGCCTCGGGGGCGCACGGATTCAACATCGGCATGAACCAGGGATCGGTGGCGGGTGCCGGCATCGCGGCCCATCTGCACCAGCATCTGGTGCCGCGCTGGGGTGGTGACACCAACTTCATGCCGGTGGTCGGCCACACGAAGGTGCTGCCGCAGCTGCTCGCCGACACCCGCAAGATGCTGGCCGACGCCTGGCCGGAGGGCTGATCGCGGCAGTGGTTCGCGCTAGGGCCGCCCCGGCCGATTTCCGGCCGGGGCGGCCCTCGTGTCTGTCCGGCCCTGATCAGGGCGGGCCCCCCTTGCGTCGGGGTGCCCGGTCCTGGTCCGCCGGGCAGGCCCTCGCGTCGGGGTGGCCGGCTACGCGTCGTACAGATCGGCCTTGCGCGGGGTCGGGTCCTGCACCGCGCCGCTCAGTATCATCGAGCGGTTGTCGAAGCGCTCGGTGTCGACGCCGTTCTCGTCGAGAACGCGCAGGGCGGCGCTGTGGACGGCGCGCAGTACCGGCGTCGCGGCCCGCATCGCGTCGTCCGCCATGAAACGGTGGCGCCACGGCTTCTCGGCCCACGCGTGGCGCAGGCCGAACGGCTCGGGCAGGGCGATCTTGCCGCCCAGATAGTCCAGCAGCGGCGGGTACCAGGTGAACGGGGCGCGCAGGGCGAGCCGGACGACCTCGCTGGATTCGACCAGCGGAAGCGTGATGTCGCGGGTCTCCCAGAACCGGACGGTCTTGTTGACCGTCTTGGTCTTGGCCGCGGGCTTGCTCGTGAAGAGCGAGTGGACGGGGCCCAGTGCATGCCCGGTGACCTCGATGCGCAGGGTCTCGTAGAGCACCGTGACCGTGATCATCATCGTGATGACCAACTGGCCGTCCCAGAGGGTGAACTGGACCCCCAGATAGTGCCGGTCACCGCCGCCGAACTGCTGGTGGTTGCAGATCCGCTGTATCTCGTGCGGCTTGACCTGGAAGGTGGCCACGTCCTCGCCGGCGGGGCGGGAGACCGAGTCGGCGTTCTCCCCGACGGGGGACACGATCCAGTGGGTGACCGACGGAGTGGGGAACCCGCCGGTGTTCAGCGGGCCGCGCTCCAGCACCTTGAGCTGGTCGTGGATGGCCCGGATCAGGTCCCAGCTGCGGAACTGGTGGAATTCCTTGCCGGGTTCCTTGGAGACGAGCTCCTCGGCCAGCTGCCAACTGCCCCAGCGGGTGCCCATGCCGAGGATTCCCTTGGGGCCCGCGTAGAAGACCGAGTTGGACTGCTGCTCGGCGGTGAGCTTCTCCAGGCCTTGGCGGAGCGCCTCGCGGGAGGTCTCGTTGGGATTCTTCGGCACGGCCTCGGGGATCTTGGCGCTGACGCCGCCCCCGGAGAGCAGCCCTTCCCAACGGGCGCGCATGTCCTTGGCGGAGGACTCGGCGATCCGTTTGGCGATGAACCAGCCGATGACGGGGGCCACGATCATCAGGCGGACGTAGAGCGCCAGGAACCCGGTGAGCGGCAGGCCGACCAGGAAGACCAGCGCCACGATGCCGATGATCGGGAGCAGCGCGCCGCCCAGGGCGGAGAGCGCCTTGTCCTTGGTGTTGCCGAGGTAGTCGCGCAGACGGAACGCGAGGACCCACAGGATCATGCCGGGCAGGAAGAGGAAGCCGAACAGAGCGGTGACGGCGGTGAGTTTGGTGTCGCGGCTCTTGCGGAGGCGAGTCG
Coding sequences within it:
- the thrS gene encoding threonine--tRNA ligase — its product is MSDVRVIIQRDSEREERVVTTGTTAAELFPGERTVVAARVAGELKDLAYAVADGEVVEPVEISSEDGLNILRHSTAHVMAQAVQQLFPEAKLGIGPPVKDGFYYDFDVEKPFTPEDLKAIEKKMQEIQKRGQKFSRRVVTDEAAREELADEPYKLELIGIKGSASSDDGADVEVGGGELTIYDNLDPKTGDLCWKDLCRGPHLPTTRFIPAFKLMRNAAAYWRGSEKNPMLQRIYGTAWPTKDELKAHLEFLEEAAKRDHRKLGNELDLFSFPDEIGPGLAVFHPKGGIIRRAMEDYSRRRHEEEGYEFVYSPHATKGKLFEKSGHLDWYADGMYPPMQLDDGVDYYLKPMNCPMHNLIFDARGRSYRELPLRLFEFGTVYRYEKSGVVHGLTRSRGFTQDDAHIYCTKEQMAEELDRTLTFVLNLLRDYGLTDFYLELSTKDPEKFVGSDEIWEEATETLRQVAEKQGLPLVPDPGGAAFYGPKISVQCKDAIGRTWQMSTVQLDFNLPERFDLEYTGPDGTKQRPVMIHRALFGSIERFFAVLLEHYAGAFPVWLAPVQAVGIPIGDAHIPYLQEFAAKARKKGLRVDVDASSDRMQKKIRNQQKAKVPFMIIAGDEDMANGAVSFRYRDGSQENGIPVEDAIAKIQKAVEDRVQV
- a CDS encoding HIT family protein, with the protein product MLIAMTSEPEQQIGVGTPDAFQRLWTPHRMAYIQGENKPTGPEAGDGCPFCGIPSSSDEDGLVVARGKHVYAVLNLYPYNGGHLMVVPYRHVADYTELDGPETMELADFTKRAMVALRTASGAHGFNIGMNQGSVAGAGIAAHLHQHLVPRWGGDTNFMPVVGHTKVLPQLLADTRKMLADAWPEG
- a CDS encoding 3'-5' exonuclease yields the protein MTHWYEGPLAAFDTETTGVDVEGDRIVSAALVVQDAAGGRMRVTRWLVNPGIPVPVGATEIHGLTDDHLQRNGRWPAPVMEEIARTLAEQCAAGRPLVVMNAPFDLTLLDRELKRHRASSLGAYLQNSPLCVLDPRVLDKHLDRYRKGRRTLTDLCELYGVVLDGAHDAAADAAASLELVRAVGRRFSSRLERLTPPELHTLQAVWHAAQARGLQAWFAKNGTTEAVDPAWPLRPELPAAA
- a CDS encoding DUF4365 domain-containing protein, giving the protein MALAKPEPSGLLSQRTEPLRGTLATTACMETLQVGYLHAVAAAAGCSLSQPFPDNGIDWHVSHGAPGHAVDDEVTIKVQLKCTYQIPPNPPGPTFAFTLDNAHLVKLARTPVSVHKILVVMIVPRSQDDWLRAGHDRLDLRHCCYWTNLAGHAVTGRHRTTVRIPTSRIFDDRALCEIMTRVGAGGRP
- a CDS encoding potassium channel family protein, yielding MSDRSADSTPERLRHWEQRTEVPLLGVSLLFLLGYAVRVLAPEDAEPWRDLALVLVGATWLVFVADYVVRFRLSGLRHHFFRVHWLDTLVLLLPLLRPLRLIRVYTAVQQRRAQPRLSLYARVISYAGASSLLLGFSASLAVYHQEHKVPDSTIHTFGDAVWWACETLTTVGYGDAVPVTPGGRVVAAGLMMCGLALLGAVTGSFSSWLLQVFRREDEKRPPEGG